The following are from one region of the Gossypium hirsutum isolate 1008001.06 chromosome D03, Gossypium_hirsutum_v2.1, whole genome shotgun sequence genome:
- the LOC107927132 gene encoding mitochondrial dicarboxylate/tricarboxylate transporter DTC — translation MAEEKKAQSAGVWPTVKPFVNGGASGMLATCVIQPIDMVKVRIQLGQGSAATVTKNMLREEGVGAFYKGLSAGLLRQATYTTARLGSFKMLTNKAIEANDGKPLPLYQKALCGLTAGAIGACFGSPADLALIRMQADATLPVAQRRNYTNAFHALYRIVADEGVLALWKGAGPTVVRAMALNMGMLASYDQSVEFCKDSLGLGEAATVLGASTVSGFFAAACSLPFDYVKTQIQKMQPDASGKYPYSGSLDCAMKTLKAGGPFKFYTGFPVYCVRIAPHVMMTWIFLNQIQKAEKKIGL, via the exons ATGGCGGAGGAGAAGAAGGCTCAATCTGCTGGGGTTTGGCCTACGGTTAAACCTTTTGTCAATGGTGGTGCCTCTGGTATGCTTGCTACCTGTGTCATCCAACCCATCGATATGGTCAAG GTAAGAATCCAACTGGGTCAAGGATCGGCAGCAACTGTTACCAAGAACATGCTTAGGGAGGAGGGTGTTGGTGCCTTTTACAAG GGTCTATCAGCAGGACTGCTCAGGCAAGCTACATACACTACTGCTCGATTGGGATCATTCAA AATGTTGACAAACAAAGCAATTGAAGCCAATGATGGGAAGCCCTTACCTCTATATCAGAAGGCTTTGTGTGGTCTGACTGCTGGTGCTATTGGAGCCTGTTTTGGCAGCCCGGCTGATTTGGCACTTATTCGTATGCAGGCTGATGCTACTTTGCCTGTTGCTCAGCGCAGAAATTACACCAATGCATTCCATGCACTCTATCGTATTGTTGCGGATGAAGGGGTTTTGGCACTTTGGAAAGGTGCAGGCCCCACCGTAGTCAGAGCCATGGCATTGAACATGGGAATGCTTGCCTCTTATGATCAAAGTGTTGAGTTTTGCAAGGATTCGCTTGGCTTAGGAGAAGCTGCTACGGTGCTAG GTGCAAGTACTGTTTCAGGTTTCTTTGCTGCTGCTTGCAGTTTGCCTTTTGATTATGTCAAAACACAAATTCAGAAAATGCAACCTGATGCTTCGGGAAAGTATCCATATAGCGGCTCTTTGGACTGTGCCATGAAAACCCTCAAGGCTGGAggaccattcaaattttacaCCGGGTTCCCTGTATATTGTGTTAGGATTGCTCCGCACGTCATG ATGACTTGGATATTCCTCAACCAGATTCAGAAGGCAGAGAAAAAAATAGGGTTGTAG